DNA from Mesorhizobium sp. B2-1-1:
CGAATGTCCCCGCGGCCCCGGCGAGCGAGTGCGCGGTGGGAATCAGGGTGTCGTTGGAGCCCACTGACGGGCCTCTCTGACGCGCCGCCCTCAACTCCGCGAGTTGAGTGGCGCACCGAGCCAGGAAACGCTGTCGTAAGGGGGCGAAGGGATCATTCAGAATGGAAGGGGCCTCCATGGATGGCTTTAGAGGTATTCAAGCAGAAAACTCGGTGGAGTGGAACGAACTGCTTGCGGTCCACGCTCCTGTCAGAGCAGAACTGCGGCGCCCGCTTCAGCCAAATGCAATGGCGATGAGTTTTTGATGTCCAACTGCGGAATGAGCGAGCTGGTCGGCATAGACCTTCTTGAAGGCCGGCGAGCGGGGTGCATTCAACGTATTTTCAAATGTTTGGAGCCTGCTGCGGTTTGCCTAGCCACTCGTCAAGCGCGGGACATCTGAAGCGCAATACGATTTCGTCC
Protein-coding regions in this window:
- a CDS encoding Hpt domain-containing protein, which translates into the protein MEAPSILNDPFAPLRQRFLARCATQLAELRAARQRGPSVGSNDTLIPTAHSLAGAAGTFGFAEISARASALETLLIEQADDGASHAALDALITEIERTLK